From the genome of Nicotiana sylvestris chromosome 2, ASM39365v2, whole genome shotgun sequence, one region includes:
- the LOC138885444 gene encoding uncharacterized protein, protein MDAIGLIQPTASNEHRFVLVAIDYFTKWVEAVSYKAVTKKVIADFVKDRIVCRFEVPESIVSDNAANLNNDLMKAMFYTSTKATPYMLVYGTKSVILAEVEIPSLRVIQEDELSDVEWMRSRYEQLALIDGKRMNTVYNSQLYQNRMSKAFNKRVEPRQFAPGQLVLKNIFPY, encoded by the exons ATGGATGCCATTGGTCTGATCCAGCCCACCGCTTCAAACGAGCATAGGTTCgttctggtagccattgactacttcacaaaatgggtagaggctgtatcttacaaagctgtaaccaagaaagtcatcgcagactttgtcaaggatcgtattgtttgccgattcgaaGTTCCCGAGTCTATTGTctctgataatgccgccaatctcaacaatgatctgatgaaagccatgt TTTACACATCAACCaaggcaactccctacatgctggtttatggtaccaaaTCTGTCATCctagctgaggtagaaattccttctttaagggtTATACAGGAAGATGAACTTAGCGATGTAGAATGGATGCggagccgctatgagcaattggcccttatagatggaaaaagaatgaacacCGTATATAacagtcagctttatcagaacagaatgtctaaaGCTTTCAACAAGAGGGTCGaaccaagacagtttgcaccaggacagttggtgctgaagaacATCTTCCCATATTAA